One genomic segment of Jaculus jaculus isolate mJacJac1 chromosome 2, mJacJac1.mat.Y.cur, whole genome shotgun sequence includes these proteins:
- the LOC101595625 gene encoding putative sperm motility kinase W, producing the protein MATFPGENSLKRQYRIKQIIGKGATSQVILAEHRLTGMPVAVKIMTNEAKNLRHIYSEVGIMEGLRHSNIVRVFQILVTPRHLHIVLEYAEGGDLRRRIRLTGRLQEQEAQRVFRQIVDAVHYCHQRGIAHRDIKTSNILLDGEGNAKLSDFGLATKCKPGKRLQRRCGTYSFIPPEIFCTGPYDGMKVDVWSVGVVLFHIITGYCPFRGKSYKELKQQICQGTYEIPTFVSKDIQDLIGKLLTIDAGERPTLGEIIEYPWLKQGKELPARGPSEIDTNHPDPSLLAVLSLMGYDLHKIRKSLQKREYDEYMGTYLMLEQQAEEKPRHEEPEMPRYPLVTPCPTPVDHYTSPTPLKGQ; encoded by the coding sequence ATGGCCACTTTCCCTGGTGAGAACAGCCTGAAGAGGCAGTACAGGATCAAGCAAATCATAGGCAAGGGTGCCACCAGCCAAGTCATTCTGGCCGAACACCGCCTCACAGGGATGCCGGTGGCTGTCAAGATTATGACAAACGAAGCAAAGAACCTCCGCCACATTTATTCCGAAGTGGGGATAATGGAAGGGCTGAGACACAGCAACATCGTCAGGGTCTTCCAGATTCTGGTAACGCCCCGTCATCTTCACATCGTCCTGGAGTACGCGGAGGGAGGAGACCTGAGACGTCGGATCAGGCTGACTGGCAGGCTGCAGGAGCAAGAGGCACAGAGGGTATTTAGGCAAATCGTCGACGCCGTGCATTACTGCCACCAACGTGGCATTGCGCATCGTGACATCAAAACAAGCAATATTTTACTTGATGGAGAGGGCAATGCAAAACTCAGTGACTTTGGCCTGGCCACCAAGTGCAAACCTGGTAAGCGGCTGCAGAGGCGCTGTGGAACTTACTCATTTATCCCCCCGGAAATCTTCTGCACTGGCCCCTACGACGGCATGAAGGTGGACGTGTGGAGCGTGGGGGTTGTGCTCTTTCACATCATCACGGGGTACTGCCCCTTCAGAGGGAAAAGCTATAAAGAGCTGAAGCAGCAGATCTGCCAGGGAACCTATGAGATTCCAACTTTTGTTTCCAAAGACATACAAGACCTCATAGGTAAACTACTAACAATTGATGCAGGGGAGAGACCCACCTTGGGTGAAATTATTGAGTACCCATGGCTAAAACAAGGAAAGGAACTGCCTGCCAGAGGACCAAGTGAGATCGACACAAACCATCCTGACCCCAGCTTATTAGCTGTACTGTCCCTCATGGGATATGACCTTCATAAGATCCGGAAGTCCCTGCAAAAACGAGAGTATGATGAGTACATGGGGACATACCTGATGCTAGAACAGCAGGCAGAAGAAAAGCCCAGGCACGAGGAACCAGAGATGCCCAGGTACCCACTGGTGACACCATGCCCTACCCCTGTTGATCACTACACCAGTCCTACACCCCTGAAAGGACAGTAA